A DNA window from Geovibrio ferrireducens contains the following coding sequences:
- a CDS encoding response regulator transcription factor, whose protein sequence is MNFINANILIVDDDTELCELLETYLREERFRVESVHEGRTGLKKALGGGFALIILDVMLPGMDGFAILRELRKTDDTPVFMLTARGEETDRISGIENGADDYLPKPFNPRELIVRIKAILRRTGRQITGETIEAGALRINTSLLSAFAGEQELTLTSAEFQILEMLMRNAGRTVSRDEISKFVFERELNSFDRSIDVHISNIRKKIGNPDIIKSIRGAGYILTAEAKS, encoded by the coding sequence ATGAATTTTATAAATGCAAATATACTAATCGTAGACGATGATACGGAACTTTGCGAACTTCTTGAAACCTACCTGAGAGAGGAAAGGTTCAGGGTGGAAAGCGTACATGAAGGCAGAACCGGCCTGAAAAAAGCACTCGGAGGCGGCTTTGCTCTTATTATTCTGGATGTCATGCTCCCCGGTATGGACGGCTTCGCAATCCTCCGTGAGCTCCGCAAAACAGACGATACCCCTGTCTTCATGCTCACTGCCAGAGGTGAAGAAACAGACAGAATATCAGGAATAGAAAACGGCGCGGATGACTACCTGCCGAAGCCCTTTAACCCGCGGGAGCTCATTGTCAGGATAAAGGCAATTCTCAGAAGAACCGGAAGACAGATCACAGGCGAGACCATCGAAGCAGGTGCTTTACGCATAAATACCTCACTGCTCAGTGCATTTGCCGGAGAGCAGGAACTCACTCTCACCTCGGCGGAGTTTCAGATCCTTGAAATGCTCATGCGCAACGCCGGCAGAACCGTGAGCAGGGACGAAATATCAAAATTTGTCTTCGAGAGAGAGCTGAACTCCTTTGACAGAAGTATAGACGTCCACATAAGCAACATAAGAAAGAAGATAGGCAATCCGGACATAATAAAAAGCATCCGCGGGGCAGGATACATACTGACAGCGGAGGCAAAAAGTTGA
- a CDS encoding ATP-binding protein, with protein sequence MRLSRGGIFLKIFISFWVSLIAFSILSIFLYVVSDKDFVRILSIKAQHSNEINLNILFVDKSLSMDTDSFIKYVRKTSSGSNNKSYIFNKNFEEVTGQPFPEEAMETVTTLAKQKLRVIRQISESNIFNAFVLRDSAGNMPENASYLLTVYSRPDRRTVVMVWVKEYFQEIVLHIIIISLISFYLAKHLTIPLKEINEASDKISQGSFDISLSSVAQRNDEFGELAYKFMIMAERLEENRQQQIRMFRDISHELRSPLTRMRLAIELALAKADQPTAKLLNRIETEWNRMGTMITDLKAISDCTGKQIQFEYFDICTLIENLMPDFHFEAEASGKRIIFSGCSCYKIQGNKRLLSSAIENVVRNSLKYAQSRIEINISADDSFVSVEVTDDGHGVQEENLERIFIPFFRENADRDRQTGGTGLGLAIAKRAVDLHNGTISAANTDEGFRIILKLPV encoded by the coding sequence TTGAGACTGAGCAGAGGGGGGATATTCCTCAAGATATTCATCTCATTCTGGGTGAGTCTCATAGCTTTCAGCATACTGAGTATTTTCCTTTACGTCGTGTCTGACAAGGACTTCGTGCGTATACTCTCAATCAAGGCTCAGCACTCAAACGAAATCAACCTGAACATCCTCTTTGTTGATAAAAGCCTGTCAATGGATACAGACAGCTTTATAAAATATGTCAGAAAAACCTCATCCGGCTCAAATAACAAATCCTACATCTTCAATAAAAATTTTGAAGAGGTCACAGGGCAGCCCTTCCCGGAGGAGGCGATGGAGACAGTGACTACCCTTGCCAAACAAAAACTCCGTGTTATAAGACAAATAAGCGAAAGCAACATTTTTAATGCCTTTGTTCTGCGTGACTCAGCGGGAAACATGCCCGAAAACGCCTCTTATCTCCTCACCGTATACAGCAGACCGGATCGCAGAACAGTAGTTATGGTGTGGGTTAAAGAGTATTTTCAGGAAATCGTTCTGCACATCATAATAATATCCCTCATCAGCTTCTACCTTGCAAAACACCTGACCATACCGTTAAAGGAGATTAACGAAGCATCTGACAAAATATCGCAGGGCTCCTTTGACATCTCCCTCAGCAGCGTTGCCCAAAGAAATGATGAATTCGGCGAACTGGCTTATAAATTCATGATAATGGCCGAACGCCTCGAAGAGAACAGACAGCAGCAGATAAGAATGTTCCGCGATATTTCCCATGAGCTGAGATCCCCGCTGACAAGAATGCGTCTGGCAATAGAGCTGGCGCTGGCCAAGGCTGACCAGCCCACAGCCAAGCTCCTTAACCGCATAGAGACCGAGTGGAACCGCATGGGCACGATGATAACAGATCTGAAAGCAATCTCAGACTGCACTGGAAAACAGATTCAGTTTGAGTATTTCGACATATGCACACTGATAGAAAACCTTATGCCTGACTTCCATTTCGAGGCAGAGGCCTCCGGCAAGAGAATCATATTCAGCGGGTGCTCCTGCTACAAAATTCAGGGGAATAAGAGGCTGCTCTCCAGCGCCATTGAAAATGTGGTGAGGAACTCACTGAAATATGCCCAAAGCAGGATAGAAATAAATATAAGCGCGGATGATTCCTTTGTTTCGGTTGAGGTTACAGATGACGGTCACGGTGTGCAGGAAGAAAACCTTGAGAGAATCTTCATACCCTTCTTCCGCGAAAATGCCGACAGAGACAGGCAGACAGGAGGGACAGGGCTTGGTCTTGCCATAGCCAAACGCGCTGTTGACCTGCATAACGGTACAATCAGCGCCGCCAATACTGACGAAGGGTTCAGAATTATACTGAAACTGCCTGTTTAA
- a CDS encoding Spy/CpxP family protein refolding chaperone, giving the protein MKKYVYILIIFLIGFVTGAIAMNIYRIAQFHNMRKEPHDIAAKIHSMLERELKLTPEQSAEIRRILDEARPKADALRDRTKKEADSIFEETFRNMDDVLDDAQMKKLYELHERFKRNPPPPPPMNGFGPPPPPPFPDRP; this is encoded by the coding sequence ATGAAAAAATATGTTTATATTCTGATTATATTTCTTATCGGTTTTGTAACCGGCGCAATAGCTATGAATATTTACCGCATTGCCCAGTTTCATAATATGCGCAAGGAGCCGCACGACATAGCGGCCAAGATACACTCCATGCTTGAAAGAGAGCTTAAGCTCACACCGGAGCAGTCCGCCGAAATCAGGCGCATCCTTGATGAAGCCCGTCCCAAGGCTGATGCTCTCAGGGACAGAACCAAGAAGGAAGCGGACAGTATTTTCGAAGAAACTTTCAGGAATATGGATGATGTGCTTGATGACGCGCAGATGAAAAAGCTGTATGAACTCCATGAGAGATTTAAGAGGAATCCTCCTCCGCCACCGCCCATGAATGGTTTCGGGCCGCCGCCACCACCGCCTTTTCCGGACAGGCCTTAA
- a CDS encoding RNA polymerase sigma factor yields the protein MCSKSEHDISDSELIKSLVNGEYEHFRIFIKRFESLVFETVGRHVPEDMTEDIAQEVFIKVYKSLKTLDNSEKVRGWLKKVSINCCCDYWRREYRKNETTLSSLNDESGNLIEKLESESAGDEFERKNRQMHLRMILDRAMLVLSPKDRILIELVYFDGVSAAEAADVMNMTRAGVKVRTFRAKRKLSDALKRMGIRDSNYG from the coding sequence ATGTGCAGTAAATCAGAGCATGATATTTCCGACAGTGAGCTTATAAAGAGCCTTGTGAACGGGGAATATGAGCATTTCAGAATCTTCATCAAAAGATTCGAGTCGCTGGTTTTTGAAACCGTGGGGAGGCATGTTCCGGAGGATATGACCGAGGATATTGCACAGGAAGTTTTTATAAAGGTTTACAAGTCATTGAAAACATTGGATAATTCTGAAAAAGTCAGAGGCTGGCTTAAAAAAGTGAGCATAAACTGCTGCTGTGATTACTGGCGGCGTGAGTACAGAAAGAATGAAACAACCCTCAGCAGCCTGAACGATGAGAGCGGAAACCTGATAGAAAAGCTGGAATCCGAAAGCGCGGGCGATGAGTTTGAGAGAAAAAACAGGCAGATGCATCTCAGGATGATTCTCGACAGGGCGATGCTGGTGCTTTCTCCGAAGGACAGAATACTTATAGAACTGGTATATTTCGACGGTGTCTCCGCGGCTGAGGCGGCGGATGTTATGAATATGACAAGGGCAGGGGTTAAGGTAAGAACCTTTCGTGCCAAAAGAAAACTTTCTGACGCGCTTAAGAGAATGGGAATCAGGGACAGTAACTATGGATAA
- a CDS encoding Fur family transcriptional regulator: MKNTNENTAAELAEKNIRPSFQRVRILAYMKENLCHPTVEKIYHDLHTEIPSLSKTTVYNTLNLFVEAGLVRVLNIEDNETRYDIVMKSHGHFKCESCGEIFNFRINLDDFAADELGGFRINDRNVYFKGICPACQKAKNKEVE, encoded by the coding sequence ATGAAGAACACCAACGAAAACACAGCGGCGGAACTGGCAGAAAAGAATATCAGACCCTCATTTCAGAGGGTGCGCATTCTGGCCTACATGAAAGAGAACCTCTGCCACCCCACAGTGGAAAAAATCTATCACGATCTTCACACAGAGATCCCCTCGCTCTCAAAAACCACTGTGTACAACACTCTTAATCTCTTTGTCGAGGCCGGTCTGGTGCGGGTTCTGAACATTGAGGACAACGAAACAAGGTACGACATAGTTATGAAAAGCCACGGACACTTCAAATGCGAATCCTGCGGGGAGATATTCAACTTCAGGATTAATCTGGACGACTTTGCCGCCGATGAGCTCGGCGGTTTCAGAATAAACGACAGAAACGTTTATTTCAAAGGCATATGCCCAGCATGCCAGAAAGCGAAAAATAAGGAGGTAGAATAA
- a CDS encoding catalase has protein sequence MDKKKKQKLTTVAGAPVVDNQNVQTAGPRGPMLLQDVWFLEKLAHFDREVIPERRMHAKGSGAFGTFTVTHDITKYTKAKIFSKIGKKTDMFVRFSTVAGERGAADAERDIRGFAMKFYTEEGNWDLVGNNTPVFFLRDPLKFPDLNHAVKRDPRTNMRSAKNNWDFWTSLPEALHQVTITMSERGIPQSYRHMHGFGSHAFSMINEKNKRVWVKFHLVSQQGIKNLTDGEAEKVIGKCRESHQRDLLESIDKGDFPKWKMYIQVMTEEQAKKMPYNPFDLTKVWYKKDFPLIEVGYFELNKNPENYFQDVEQAAFNPANIVPGIGFSPDKMLQGRLFSYGDTQRYRLGVNHHQIPVNAPKCPFHSYHRDGQMRVDGNRGATLAYEPNSYGEWQEQPKFREPELELQGGAWNWNFREDDDDYFTQPGLLFRLMTPAQQQVLFENTARAMGDAPEEIKIRHIGNCMKADPEYGKGVAKAMKIDIKKVK, from the coding sequence ATGGACAAAAAGAAGAAACAGAAACTGACAACCGTTGCCGGCGCTCCCGTTGTAGACAATCAGAATGTTCAGACCGCAGGCCCCAGAGGCCCTATGCTGCTCCAGGATGTATGGTTTCTTGAAAAACTTGCTCATTTTGACCGGGAAGTGATACCCGAAAGAAGAATGCACGCCAAAGGCTCCGGCGCATTCGGCACTTTTACCGTTACACACGATATAACCAAGTACACCAAGGCTAAGATATTCTCCAAAATCGGTAAAAAGACTGATATGTTCGTCCGTTTCTCCACCGTTGCCGGAGAAAGGGGCGCTGCGGACGCGGAAAGGGACATCCGCGGATTTGCCATGAAGTTCTACACCGAAGAGGGCAACTGGGATCTCGTGGGCAACAACACCCCGGTTTTCTTCCTGCGCGACCCGCTGAAATTCCCCGACCTTAACCATGCTGTTAAACGCGACCCCAGAACAAACATGAGAAGCGCAAAAAACAACTGGGATTTCTGGACATCGCTCCCCGAAGCTCTGCATCAGGTGACAATCACCATGAGCGAAAGGGGCATACCGCAGTCATACCGCCACATGCACGGCTTCGGCAGCCATGCATTCAGCATGATAAACGAGAAAAATAAGCGGGTATGGGTGAAATTCCACCTTGTTTCACAGCAGGGGATCAAAAACCTTACTGACGGAGAAGCGGAAAAAGTAATCGGCAAATGCCGTGAAAGCCACCAGAGAGACCTGCTTGAAAGCATAGACAAGGGTGATTTTCCCAAATGGAAAATGTACATCCAGGTTATGACGGAAGAGCAGGCCAAGAAAATGCCCTACAATCCGTTTGACCTTACAAAAGTCTGGTATAAAAAAGACTTTCCGCTTATCGAAGTCGGGTATTTTGAACTGAACAAAAACCCGGAAAACTACTTTCAGGATGTTGAGCAGGCAGCCTTCAATCCCGCAAATATTGTGCCGGGGATCGGCTTTTCACCGGATAAAATGCTTCAGGGCAGGCTGTTCTCATACGGCGATACCCAGCGTTACAGGCTCGGCGTGAACCACCACCAGATTCCCGTTAATGCACCGAAATGCCCCTTCCACAGCTACCACAGGGACGGACAGATGCGTGTTGACGGCAACCGCGGCGCAACACTTGCCTATGAGCCCAACAGCTACGGAGAATGGCAGGAGCAGCCTAAATTCCGTGAGCCTGAGCTTGAACTTCAGGGCGGGGCATGGAACTGGAACTTCCGTGAGGATGATGATGACTACTTCACTCAGCCCGGACTGCTTTTCAGGCTTATGACACCCGCTCAGCAGCAGGTGCTCTTTGAGAACACAGCAAGGGCTATGGGTGACGCACCGGAAGAGATCAAAATACGCCACATCGGCAACTGCATGAAGGCAGACCCCGAATACGGCAAAGGCGTTGCCAAGGCTATGAAAATCGACATTAAAAAGGTTAAGTGA
- a CDS encoding ATP-binding cassette domain-containing protein — translation MSKHLLKVPFGRLLQEHPYAGDYFRSIGLSWKDSLQTPEELIESVDEETMEDAGLSHEQMRTHFLEFMEQAAALVKGSRRRLNSLTVVGGTDKSGRAENVEIELRPGDIMCIVGPTGSGKSRLLADIECFAQKDTPTGRTILIDGKTPSQEERFRFENKLVAQLSQNMNFVVDLNVESFVAMHASSRMVVDIEGTVASVIECANELAGEKFERTTALTQLSGGQSRALMIADTALLSSSPIVLIDEIENAGVDRKKALDLLVKKEKIVLMSTHDPILALMGNRRIAISNGGIAAVIETGAKEKVSLSVLEAYDAKILSIRNMLRSGEKIDFEMEKFLSPAEKI, via the coding sequence ATGAGTAAGCACCTTCTGAAAGTGCCTTTCGGCAGACTGCTTCAGGAGCACCCCTACGCGGGGGATTATTTCCGCTCCATCGGTCTTTCATGGAAGGACAGTCTCCAGACTCCTGAGGAGCTTATAGAATCCGTGGATGAGGAGACAATGGAGGATGCGGGTCTGTCGCATGAGCAGATGCGCACACATTTTCTTGAGTTTATGGAGCAGGCGGCAGCGCTTGTGAAGGGCTCAAGACGCAGGCTTAATTCGCTCACGGTTGTGGGCGGAACGGATAAGAGCGGCCGCGCCGAAAATGTGGAAATTGAGCTGCGTCCCGGAGATATAATGTGCATAGTCGGCCCCACAGGTTCCGGCAAAAGCCGCCTTCTGGCGGATATAGAATGCTTTGCGCAGAAGGACACACCCACGGGAAGAACAATCCTTATAGACGGGAAAACACCCTCGCAGGAGGAGCGCTTCCGTTTCGAGAACAAGCTTGTGGCTCAGCTTTCGCAGAATATGAACTTTGTGGTTGATCTCAATGTGGAAAGCTTTGTCGCCATGCACGCCTCAAGCCGCATGGTTGTGGATATAGAGGGCACGGTGGCATCTGTTATAGAGTGTGCCAATGAGCTTGCTGGTGAGAAGTTCGAGCGCACAACGGCGCTGACTCAGCTTTCAGGCGGCCAGTCCAGAGCGCTGATGATAGCGGATACCGCCCTGCTCAGTTCATCGCCGATTGTTCTAATTGATGAAATAGAGAATGCGGGAGTGGACAGGAAAAAGGCTCTGGATCTACTTGTGAAGAAAGAGAAGATCGTGCTCATGTCCACCCACGACCCGATTCTGGCGCTTATGGGCAACAGGCGCATTGCAATCAGCAACGGCGGAATTGCCGCTGTGATTGAGACAGGTGCTAAGGAGAAAGTCAGTCTCTCCGTTCTGGAAGCGTATGACGCAAAAATCCTGAGTATCAGAAACATGCTGAGATCGGGCGAAAAGATAGATTTTGAGATGGAAAAGTTCCTGAGCCCGGCAGAGAAGATATAA
- a CDS encoding GTP-binding protein translates to MKLITVAGPPSAGKTSVIIKTAEYLSKYKGKIGIVKFDCLSALDHRLYTQAGLTVVTGLSGNLCPDHYFVSNIDDCVQWGKEKGFDVLISESAGLCNRCAPHIKGVTAVCVIDCLSGVDTPQKIGPMLRYADIAVITKGDIVSQAEREVFAFRVRQANPKAAVMFVNGITGQGAYDLSFSFDEASEVSSLEGARLRFSIPAAICPYCVGETDIGVAHQKGNVKKMTFKEAVPYE, encoded by the coding sequence ATGAAGCTTATTACAGTTGCCGGGCCCCCGTCAGCGGGGAAAACCTCGGTTATTATAAAAACAGCAGAATACCTGAGCAAATACAAAGGGAAGATAGGCATAGTAAAATTTGACTGCCTCTCAGCCCTTGACCACAGGCTTTATACTCAGGCCGGACTTACAGTTGTGACAGGGCTGTCCGGAAATTTGTGCCCTGACCACTACTTCGTAAGCAATATTGACGACTGTGTTCAGTGGGGCAAAGAGAAGGGCTTTGACGTGCTAATAAGCGAAAGCGCCGGACTTTGCAACCGCTGTGCGCCTCATATAAAAGGCGTTACAGCCGTATGTGTCATTGACTGCCTCTCAGGGGTGGACACACCGCAGAAGATAGGGCCTATGCTCCGTTACGCGGACATAGCGGTAATCACCAAGGGGGACATAGTCTCTCAGGCAGAAAGGGAGGTTTTCGCGTTCCGTGTGCGTCAGGCTAACCCCAAGGCGGCAGTTATGTTCGTAAACGGAATCACAGGGCAAGGGGCTTATGATCTGAGCTTCTCATTTGATGAAGCCTCAGAGGTTTCATCCCTTGAGGGTGCAAGGCTCCGCTTCTCGATTCCCGCTGCCATCTGCCCTTACTGCGTGGGAGAAACGGATATAGGTGTCGCCCACCAGAAAGGTAATGTGAAGAAGATGACATTCAAAGAGGCGGTTCCCTATGAGTAA
- a CDS encoding ABC transporter substrate-binding protein yields the protein MKNIRPEMSISDIFADFPETKELFMMNGLGVFASNGSFLKTLTLASFMKMRELNPEIFLPLLEKRIEACETPMLYTEDAPPVKPDFLGYMVCPVKHLFKESYEEAMLKHLEKTGEKFVSFVPMGCGGADPYEDIWQSHNIDELPDIVGSIGFGSFYRSQFTSRFLDSGYYESCQMKPMPEPFASAGIEDPLGVYTVYAVYTYVILVDYKKLKDLPVPRSWSDLLRPEYKNNIIVGGSDDYISEVLLVNIWKDYGQEGLDRLLPNIRDGWHASQMAKAAGSSMSNGAAIYVLPWFFAKSCPNTEHTEIIWPEDGAMASPMYMLVKKSEKERLKPVIDYMTGKELASIMSSSFFPSVHPEAENSLPEGAKIKWLGWDFIRERDMKAFSDDLNDRFMEKLRQRKKEQGKKLHVVIR from the coding sequence TTGAAAAATATCAGGCCTGAAATGAGTATTTCAGACATTTTTGCGGATTTTCCCGAAACAAAGGAACTGTTCATGATGAACGGACTCGGAGTGTTCGCTTCGAACGGTTCATTCCTTAAAACCCTTACCCTTGCTTCGTTTATGAAGATGAGGGAGCTTAACCCCGAAATTTTTCTCCCACTGCTGGAAAAGCGCATAGAGGCATGTGAAACTCCGATGCTCTACACGGAGGATGCACCCCCTGTTAAACCGGATTTCCTCGGTTACATGGTTTGCCCAGTGAAGCACCTTTTCAAGGAATCATACGAAGAGGCCATGCTTAAGCACCTTGAGAAGACAGGTGAAAAGTTTGTCAGCTTCGTGCCGATGGGCTGCGGCGGGGCAGACCCTTACGAGGATATATGGCAGTCGCACAATATTGACGAACTGCCCGATATAGTTGGTTCCATAGGCTTCGGCTCATTTTACAGAAGCCAGTTCACATCCCGCTTTCTTGACAGCGGTTACTATGAGTCCTGCCAGATGAAGCCCATGCCCGAACCGTTTGCCTCAGCAGGGATAGAAGATCCGCTTGGTGTTTACACAGTTTATGCGGTTTATACCTACGTAATTCTTGTGGATTACAAGAAGCTTAAAGATCTCCCTGTTCCCCGAAGCTGGAGCGATCTGCTCAGGCCGGAATACAAAAACAACATCATCGTCGGCGGCAGTGACGACTATATCAGCGAGGTTCTCCTTGTGAATATCTGGAAGGATTACGGGCAGGAGGGGCTGGACAGGCTGCTTCCCAATATAAGGGACGGCTGGCATGCCTCACAGATGGCAAAAGCGGCGGGCAGCTCCATGTCAAACGGCGCTGCGATATATGTTCTGCCTTGGTTTTTTGCTAAATCCTGCCCGAATACCGAACACACTGAGATAATCTGGCCGGAGGACGGAGCAATGGCAAGCCCCATGTATATGCTTGTCAAAAAGAGCGAAAAAGAGAGGCTTAAGCCTGTCATAGACTATATGACAGGAAAGGAACTGGCATCCATTATGTCATCCTCTTTTTTCCCCTCCGTTCACCCGGAAGCTGAGAACAGCCTGCCCGAAGGGGCGAAAATCAAATGGCTCGGCTGGGATTTCATAAGGGAAAGGGACATGAAAGCCTTCTCTGATGACCTGAACGACAGGTTTATGGAAAAGCTCAGACAGCGTAAAAAAGAGCAGGGCAAAAAACTGCATGTTGTTATCCGCTGA